From Elusimicrobiota bacterium:
AGGGGAAAGCCTCGCTATGGACACCAGGCTCGGCGTCCGGCACCCGCTTCTGGGCTGGAACCATTCCGGGCCCACGCCATTCCCTATGGAAGCGATTTTGCCCCGGGCTTGGGGAAAGTTTGAAACGACGCGCAGCGCCATGGCTGGGGTAAGTGCGGACACGAAAAATGCCCTATCCACTAGATCGGAAATCACTCGGGTCTGCCCCGCGGTCCTGGCTGGGCGGTCCTGGTTGTCCAAGTCCTGGAAAGTGAGGGCCAGGCGCGCGCCGCGCGCCATGGAGCGCGCGAGGAGCCGGCGGCAGGGCCCGGGAAGATGGCCGGTGAAGTGTAGATGCACCATGTCTGGGGAGAAATGGTCTAAAGTTTCGCCTCCCTCATCGGGCGAGAAGGCGCGCGCCATAAACCCCAGGGGGCGCAGGGAGCTCTCCAGCCCATCGAACAAGCGCCGGTACGTGGGGTCCTCCAGGCTCGTGCCCGGCAGCAAAGCGATGCGGCGGGGCTTGCTCAATAGCTGCGGGCCAGAGCTGTCTGGGACAGGGCGCCGTGCTTGGTCAATTTCGGCTTGACGTACTTGCGGCGCTTGTTCGCCTTGCGCTGATTTTCGGAAGGGCTCTTCTTGAACATAATGACTTATTCTATCAAAAATCAGGTTTTGCGAAAGCGCCTGTTGGGGTAAAGGTCGGAGACGATCGGGACGGAGGCTCCGGCCTCTACGCTCGCGCCCGCGGTGAGCCTGGAGGCCGCTCCCACGAAGGCGCCGGCGCCGATCCGGACCTTCTTGATATAGAGCATGTGGCGGTTTTTCTTGGGTTTGATGATGTGGCCAAAGCACACCACCCGGGAGCCGAAAACCGCTCCATCTCCTATATCCATAAGCCCGCGGTCTATGATCCAGATTTGCGGAGCCCAGTAGACGCCCCGGCCCACCGAGCTTCCCCAGAGCCTGAGCCACAGGCTGAAGAGGCCCGGCGCCAGGAGAAGGGGGCCTTCCAGGCCGGGGAACACATTGTAGACGTCCTGGATGTAATTGGACGCCAGCCATGGGGAATAGTCCTTTTCGGAGAAGTAGAAAAGCCCCTCGCGGATGGGATGAAAGAGGTTGAGGAGTCGCCAGGTGAGCAGAGGCGCGGCGTAGAGAATGAATGCAAGATGGAAAAGCCGCGTCGCCGATGGGGCGAGGAGCAGTTCCCAAGCACCAACCCCCGCCCAGAATAGTATGAGCGCCGGATACCAGCGCAGAAATTTATTGAGCGGGTGCATTAGAGCTCGCGCCCGCGTGGATTTCCGGGAGGTAGACGCCGGCCAGCTCCAAGAATTTGGCGGGCTCCGAGTCGGCGCGGTTTTTTTTCTCCAAGGGATCGGCGCTTAGATCGTAGAGCTCCCAGCCTTGGCCGGTCCGGGCCAGCTTCCATCCGCCCTTGACCAAGGTCCAGCTCCAGCCCGAACCCCGGCCGGCGACGTCCGCGGCGTAGGCCCAGGCCCTCGCCGGCCGGGCGGCCTTGCCCATGATCTCGGCCGATCGGTCGAGGCCCTGCATGCCTTCCGGGATCGGGACGCGGGCGAGCGACAGGAGGGTCGGGCCTACATCCATGAGCATGACCGGGGCCTTGATCCTTCGCCCTTTAGGCGCGCCGGGAACCCTTATGAGGAGGGGTACGCGCAGCAGGCTTTCATGCAAGTCCGCCAAAGGGTGAGACAGGGTAGGGCTGGAGTGCTCCACCGCGTCTCCCAGGTGCTCCCCGTGGTCGGCGCTCGCGATCCAAATGATCCCGCCCCTCGGGCGCGCCGATTCCAGCTCCCTTTTGAGGATGGAGAATTCCCGGTCCATGTAATTCAGGCAGCCGTCGTAGTGGGCGGTGAAATGGGCGATGTTTTTCGGGTCGGCCTGGATGCGGGCCATGAGGCTTTGGAGCTTGGGATTGGGAGAATTTTCCGGAGAGGGCTCATTGTAGAAGCGGATCACCTCGAGAAGCTTCTCCAAGGTCGGCTCGGCGTACAGCTCCTGGTCCACCTCGTGGACGGGGCCCGAGTAGTCGGGCTCGAATTGCTCCCGGTAGGCCTTGGGGCAGTAATACGGAAGGTGGGAATTAAACGCGTGCATCCAAAACAGGAAAGGGCGGGGGTCGCCGGCGTCGGCCCATTCCAAGACTTCCTTTCTAATTTTTTCGAGCGGCTCTCCGACCCAGAACGGCCTTACGGTCTCAAAGTCGCGGGTCAGCCCAAGAGCGGATTCTCCGGGCATGCCCGCGACAAAAGCGGCGGTGCGGTAGCCGCTTTGCCGAAAAGCCTTGACGAAGGTGGCAAGCCCAGGGTCCAGAATGGGCTTTAGGATGTTGCAGGCATGGGCCTCGGGGTAGCGGGAGGTCAGCAACGTGGCCAGGCTCGGGGCCGTCCAAGGGGCCTGTGCGTAGGCCCGCTCGAAGAGAGCGCCCTCCTTGGCGAGCGCGTCCAGGAATAGCGGGGTGGTCTTTCGGCGGTAGCCGTAGCAGCCTGCGTGGTCGGCTCTGGCCGCGTCCCAAGTGACGAGGACCACGTCCGGTCTCGACTCGGCCACGGCCGTCGGAATGGTCCCCAGGAGGAAGAGGAGCAGTCCCAGGGAGCTCATCGCGTGTAGCCGATGCGGCGCAGGGACTCTTCCACGTCTTTCGAGCTTGCCGGCGGCTTCGCCTTCGCCGGATCTTGGCGCAGCCGGTCCAGGAGCATCTTGGCCAAGGCGCAGGCCGCGGCGGGATTTGCCTTGATGGCGTCGCGCGCCTGCCCGGGGTCGGCCTTGAGGTCGTAGAACGCGAAGCCCGAACCCGGCTTCCAGACGAGTTTTAGGGAATCCCTCTCGATGGAGTATCCACCGTTCGCGGACTTGATCTCGACCGCGGCCTGAAGCGGCCCGAGCAGCAGCAGCGCTAAAAATCCAGAGGAAAGGCTCATGTCTCGCTGATTGCCCAAGATCGGCAGCTTATGATATGTTAACGAGGACTCCTCCCACAATGGGGAAAAAAGGAATTTTCCTTCTCGGCATCGCCTGGCTCCTGGCGCTCGAGCTGCTCGGACTCCTCCTCTACGGCGCCCTGCTGGGCTATCCCCTGGTCTGGGACGACCACACCTTCGTGGAGGAGCAGTCGTTTTTGGGGGAGCCCAGGAATCTTAAGTTGGTGCTCGACCCGCGGAGCTTGATCACTCCCCTGCCCGTGAGGGGTTCGGCCCGCCCTCTGTGGTTGGCCTCCATCCTGGCCGACCGGGCGGTCTATGGAGAGCGGCCATGGGGCCTTCGCTTGACCGGCGTTCTTTGGCATGGTCTGGCGGCTTTTCTTGTGCTGGCCCTGGCGTGGCTCCTATCGGGCCGCGGATTGTTGGCCGTTGCCGCGGCCCTCTTATTCCTCTGCCACCCGGTCCACGCGGAGGCCGTGGCTCTTGTGAGCTACCGCTGCGATTCGATGGCTTTTGTCTTCGCGGCGTTCGCGCTTTTCCTGTATAGGCGCGGCTGGCGAGCGGCTTCGCTCGCGGCGTTCGCGGCGGCTCTCCTGTCCAAGGAAAGCGCGGTGGTTTTTCCGGCCCTGGTTCTTCTTTCCGATTGTATATTCCCGGAGGACGGCAGGCCTCCGAAGAGCCGGGCCGCCTATCTCGCCGCGGCCGCGGCTCTCCTCGTCTTGTTCCTTGGCTTCCGCGCGCCTCGCGCGGGCTACCGCCTCGACGCCGGCGGAGACGTCTTCAGCCGCTTGGCTCAAGACAGGCCGGGTCTTTTCTCTTTCTTCTCCCGTCCCTCGGGGTTGGGAAGACCTCCGGAGCCCCCGCCGCGCCCCAAGGCCGCGACCCCGGGCTGGATGTCGGGCTACTACCGCGACCCCGCGACTCGCCTGCGGACCTCGCTCGCGGTTTGGAGCGACGAGGTTCGGCTCCTTCTCTGGCCGCGGCGCCTGCAGGCCGACTACGCGCCGCGGCCGGCGCAGGATTGGGGAGACCGGCGCGTCATTTCAGGGCTCCTCCTTCTGGTGCTTTTACTCGGAGCGGGCTGGCGCCTTAGGAAATCCCAGCCTGTTTTAAGCTTTGGACTTCTCTGGATACCCATCAGCCTCACCCCAGTCAGCGGCATGTTTCTACTGCGCAACCTCGAGGCCGAGCGCTACCTGTTTCTGCCCTCTGCCGGCGCGTGCCTGGCGGCGGCCGCGGTCCTGTCGAAGGCATGGGACGCGGGCCCTTCGTCAAGGAAGGCCGCGGGCGGCGCCCTGGCCGCTTTATTGATCCTGGGGGGTGTCCGCTCGTGGAGCCGCGCGCGCGATTTCCGCGGGGACATAGAGCTGCACGAGGCCACGGTGCGGGCCGATTCCGGCGTCGCCCGGGCTCACGCGGCCTTGGCCGAGGCCTACGCCCGCGCGGGGCGCTGGGACGAGGCAGAGAGGGAGATCGTCAGGGCCTTCGAGCTCTGGCCGGGCTACGGACTGGCGCGCGAGAAATTCAGGGAAATGGCCCGCTCGCGTAATTCGCATGTGTTCGACGCCGCGCTGCTGAGTTTGGGTCCGCCGTGAGGATATGGATTCTGCGCAGCGGCGCGGTCCTGGCCTTCCTCGCCTGCGCCATGATCCTGTTGGCCGGGGCCGAGCGGCTTTATCCCCAGCGCCCGTGGCTTAAACCCCAGGCTCCGCGCTTGCGGGCGAACTTGGCCATGGGGGCCTTCATGGTGTTTATGGAGCAGGCCTTCAATTTGGCTTTTCTGGCTCCCGCGTTGTTTTTTTTCGAAATCCGTTCCTGGGGCCTGCTTCACTGGCTGAGGCTGGCCCCGGCGGCGCGCTTGGCCGCGTCTTTCCTGGTCCTAGACCTGGCCTTCTATGCGGTGCATCGGGCCCTGCACGAGGTCCCTTGGATGTGGCGCTTTCATAGAGTGCACCACTCGGACCGGGACATGGACGTCACCACGGCACCCCGCTGCCATCCCGGGGAATTCGCCATAGAATTGTCGGCGCGCCTGGTTTGCGCCTGCCTCATGGGGGTGAGCTTCCCGCAGGCCAGCGCCTACTGCCTGGCCGCGCCCGTCTTCATCTATTTCCAGCACTGCAATTTCAGTTTGCCGGGGAACGTGGAGCTCCGGTTTAAGCTCGCTTTCACCACCCCGGACATGCACCGCGTCCATCATTCCACGCGGGGAGAGGAAAACCATTCCAACTACGGCATCATCCTCTCGGTGTGGGACCGCTGGCTCGGGAGCTTCCGGGAAGGCCCCAAGCAGTCTTCGATCGAGATCGGCCTGCCCGAGTACTCTAAGCGTGAGGAGCTGGGCCTGGGGCGTCTGCTTAGGATGCCTTTCGAGCCGGGCGATTGACAGGGCGGCCCGTTTGTTATACCTTCGAGTCGCTATGCGGGCGAGCGGCTCCGGATTGATCGCGGCGATTCTTCTTGCTTCTTCTTTGGCCTGGGCCCAGGCGGATGCTCCCTCCATGGTGGATTTGTCCAAGCCGGAATCCCTGCCGCTGGCCTGGAAAAACGATATCGGGGAGCAGCGCGTCGTCTACGATTCCAAGAACTATCACCGAATCCTGCTGACAATAGTATTTCCCAAACGGGAAATTCCAGCGGTGATCGCCAAGAATGAGACGCTGTTTTTCGCCATGGAGAGGGGAAGCTACCGCCTTCTCAACGGGCGTGTCGTTTCGCACGAAGCGGGAGACGTTAGCGTTTTCGGCGCGATGTCCCTTATGGAGGCCGGCGTCCTAGAATCCGAAAAGTCGGATTGGGGATTGCGAGTGCAGGTGCCTCGGTATGCGGACGCGCTTGCCTCCGGCAAGGATGTTGAGGTCCTGCGCAGGCAAGGCAAGCCCCTCCCCCAGGGATATAACGCTTACTCTCTCATGAAGGATGGGCTGGGCAAGGATGCCGCGAAGCCTTTCTCGATCAGGCGCCTTGTCGCCGGCAATAAGGTGTCTGCCGGCCTTTTGACCGTCAGAAAGGCGGTCAAATGGCTGGGTCCGGTCAAAAAGGAGCTGCTTTGGATCGTCTTGGACAATGGAGCGACCATCAACCTCAACGGGCGGCTTTTCCGGGCCAGGCGCGATCATTTGATCCGCGTGCCGGCGGGATTCAACGGGATCGTCAGCATCTCGCCCTCCGGAGGCGTTTTCTCGGCGCTCCAAATCGAGATTTCAAGATGAGCGGCTGTGTTCTCTGAGGCGCTCTACTTCTTCGGCCCTCTCCTCCTTTTCTGGACATGCGAGCAAAAGTGGGGCTATCGTCCGGCGCCCGACTCGCAGCTGATTCGCTGCGGGCGCAATATATTCTTATCTTTCTGCATCTTCACCCTGGACTGCGCTGTTGGTCTTTGGATGTTTCCATTCCTTCATTGGTTCAGCGGCATGGGCCTCGGCCTGCTGCCTCTTTTGGGGATCGGCTTCTGGGGCAATGTCTTGGCGACGATCGTGTCGGTCGATTTGACGACGTTCCTATTCCACAGGCATTTTCACCGCAACCCTTTATTATGGCGCATCCATATGGTGCATCACATGGATTCCCAGATGGACGTCACCACTGGCTTCCGCTTCCATGTCGCTGAGCACGCCCTTTTCCTCCCAGTGCGTTTCGCGGTCATGGTTGTTCTTGGCTCCACGTGGATTTCCGCGGCGGCGGCCGGGGTGTTCCTTCTGGTCCTGATCTACTTCCAGCACTGCAATTTTAGGCTCCCGATCGGCGTGGAAAGAATGACCCGATTGGTATTCACCACTCCGGACATGCACCGCGTCCATCACTCCGCGCTCAGCCAGGAAACGAATTCAAACTATGGGATCATATTCTCGTTTTGGGACCGCTGGCTGGGCAGTTACCGCGAAATCGACGACCAGGACTCGATCAAGATCGGCCTCCCGGATTTTCCGGATCCCGGCAATCTGACGCTGCTGGAGCTCCTGGGCCTGCCTTGGCGCCTTAGGCCAGGCAGGCCAGGACAGCCGCCGTCTGCGCCAGGATCAGGGCGTGGAAATAGAGTCCTTGCTTGAATTCGATGGACCCTGCCGCGAAGATCAGGGTAATCAGGGAGTTGGCTTTGGTGGGCGTTCCGGCGGCCATGGCGGGCCACAGGAGGTTGAAGGACATCATGGCGCAGATCAATGCCACGGTCGCGGGGGCCCCCCAGAGGGCCGGCAGAGTATTCACTCCGGCCGCGGCGTCTCCCCGCGCGTCCCTGATGTCCCAAAGCAAGCCAGTGGCGGCGATCACGAGCGCCGAGGGATAGGCTCTTAGCCAGCAGCGCCAAAGGAGCTCGAGGTTCAGGGGGTGCTTGAGCATTAGAGGGACGACGACGACGGTCCAAAAGACGCAGGCGGTCATGGTAGCCGTTTTTGTCCAGGCGCTGTTCTTGAGACGAAAGTCCGTTCCGTCCCAGGGCCG
This genomic window contains:
- a CDS encoding glycosyltransferase encodes the protein MSKPRRIALLPGTSLEDPTYRRLFDGLESSLRPLGFMARAFSPDEGGETLDHFSPDMVHLHFTGHLPGPCRRLLARSMARGARLALTFQDLDNQDRPARTAGQTRVISDLVDRAFFVSALTPAMALRVVSNFPQARGKIASIGNGVGPEWFQPRSGCRTPSLVSIARLSPYKGTDILLWAFRELLDAHPEARLTLFGEDFQNGHFQGLAEKLGLDGYVEFKGLASAFRLKAALKSCRLFAFTSRDETYGMALLEAMAAAAPIVASATGAAALFIEHKKSGWLCTPGDWKSLARGMKALWRDESLGETLGRACREVALSQTWERRASEYARLYAH
- a CDS encoding UbiA family prenyltransferase, translating into MAWANFAFKYRLHLIALYFLAFLNSVSVMHGAIKPGFAAAGLCFSCLAAAVYLFNMIWDDVEDRINSPGECLEERQKPAVRVGSLGLFLIPFIYLWAKAPLRVWGSYLGIGLLGILYSRPWDGTDFRLKNSAWTKTATMTACVFWTVVVVPLMLKHPLNLELLWRCWLRAYPSALVIAATGLLWDIRDARGDAAAGVNTLPALWGAPATVALICAMMSFNLLWPAMAAGTPTKANSLITLIFAAGSIEFKQGLYFHALILAQTAAVLACLA
- a CDS encoding sterol desaturase family protein — its product is MRIWILRSGAVLAFLACAMILLAGAERLYPQRPWLKPQAPRLRANLAMGAFMVFMEQAFNLAFLAPALFFFEIRSWGLLHWLRLAPAARLAASFLVLDLAFYAVHRALHEVPWMWRFHRVHHSDRDMDVTTAPRCHPGEFAIELSARLVCACLMGVSFPQASAYCLAAPVFIYFQHCNFSLPGNVELRFKLAFTTPDMHRVHHSTRGEENHSNYGIILSVWDRWLGSFREGPKQSSIEIGLPEYSKREELGLGRLLRMPFEPGD
- a CDS encoding sulfatase, with translation MSSLGLLLFLLGTIPTAVAESRPDVVLVTWDAARADHAGCYGYRRKTTPLFLDALAKEGALFERAYAQAPWTAPSLATLLTSRYPEAHACNILKPILDPGLATFVKAFRQSGYRTAAFVAGMPGESALGLTRDFETVRPFWVGEPLEKIRKEVLEWADAGDPRPFLFWMHAFNSHLPYYCPKAYREQFEPDYSGPVHEVDQELYAEPTLEKLLEVIRFYNEPSPENSPNPKLQSLMARIQADPKNIAHFTAHYDGCLNYMDREFSILKRELESARPRGGIIWIASADHGEHLGDAVEHSSPTLSHPLADLHESLLRVPLLIRVPGAPKGRRIKAPVMLMDVGPTLLSLARVPIPEGMQGLDRSAEIMGKAARPARAWAYAADVAGRGSGWSWTLVKGGWKLARTGQGWELYDLSADPLEKKNRADSEPAKFLELAGVYLPEIHAGASSNAPAQ
- a CDS encoding acyl transferase, whose amino-acid sequence is MHPLNKFLRWYPALILFWAGVGAWELLLAPSATRLFHLAFILYAAPLLTWRLLNLFHPIREGLFYFSEKDYSPWLASNYIQDVYNVFPGLEGPLLLAPGLFSLWLRLWGSSVGRGVYWAPQIWIIDRGLMDIGDGAVFGSRVVCFGHIIKPKKNRHMLYIKKVRIGAGAFVGAASRLTAGASVEAGASVPIVSDLYPNRRFRKT
- a CDS encoding sterol desaturase family protein encodes the protein MFPFLHWFSGMGLGLLPLLGIGFWGNVLATIVSVDLTTFLFHRHFHRNPLLWRIHMVHHMDSQMDVTTGFRFHVAEHALFLPVRFAVMVVLGSTWISAAAAGVFLLVLIYFQHCNFRLPIGVERMTRLVFTTPDMHRVHHSALSQETNSNYGIIFSFWDRWLGSYREIDDQDSIKIGLPDFPDPGNLTLLELLGLPWRLRPGRPGQPPSAPGSGRGNRVLA